The following coding sequences are from one Salvia hispanica cultivar TCC Black 2014 chromosome 3, UniMelb_Shisp_WGS_1.0, whole genome shotgun sequence window:
- the LOC125215329 gene encoding 5-formyltetrahydrofolate cyclo-ligase, mitochondrial-like — translation MTIIGRRLQRFTERMIPQLVSPTAASPFLPILNLRSSTTMSAAAPLEALFKEKKALRSRVRKQLKSMDPALRSQEDEAIQRVVLEAPWFKSCRSLCAYISCAALREVDTTKVLSEILKNTPQDDDSQARKKLYVPRVEDKNSFMRMLNITRMDDLVANSMDILEPEPCDAEGKEREDVMLADEPVDLFLLPGLAFDKSGRRIGRGGGYYDTFLTKYQELAKDRKWKKPLFVALSYSLQILEDGVIPITPNDVPIDALVSSSGVIPISQAANKMHL, via the exons ATGACCATAATAGGTCGGCGCCTACAAAGATTCACAGAGCGGATGATACCGCAACTGGTTTCACCAACCGCCGCATCGCCTTTTCTACCCATTCTCAATCTACGCTCCTCCACCACCATGAGCGCCGCCGCACCTCTAGAAGCCCTTTTCAAGGAGAAAAAGGCGCTTCGCTCCAGAGTCAGGAAACAGCTCAAGTCCATGGACCCCGCCCTCAGATCTCAAGAAG ATGAGGCAATCCAGCGTGTGGTTTTGGAGGCTCCTTGGTTCAAGTCTTGTAGAAGTCTCTGTGCTTATATCAGCTGTGCTGCTTTGAGAGAAGTTGATACTACTAAAGTGTTGTCTGAAATCTTGAAGAATACACCCCAAg ATGATGATTCGCAGGCGAGGAAGAAGCTCTATGTTCCGAGGGTGGAAGACAAGAACAGTTTCATGAGGATGTTGAACATCACTAGAATGGATGATTTGGTTGCAAACTCAATGGATATTTTGGAACCTGAACCTTGCGATGCTGAGGGGAAGGAACGTGAAGACG TCATGCTTGCAGATGAACCTGTAGATTTGTTTCTTTTACCAG GGCTTGCTTTTGACAAATCTGGTAGGCGCATTGGCCGCGGGGGAGG TTATTACGACACATTCCTCACAAAATACCAAGAGCTTGCAAAGGATCGTAAGTGGAAGAAACCACTATTTG TTGCTCTTTCTTATTCACTGCAAATATTGGAAGATGGTGTTATACCCATCACCCCCAACGATGTCCCCATTGATGCTCTTGTCTCATCCTCTGGGGTGATCCCTATTAGTCAAGCAGCCAACAAGATGCACCTGTGA
- the LOC125213461 gene encoding oleuropein beta-glucosidase-like — MYNRYKEDIAMMKHMGFNSYRFSISWPRILLAGRCSGGINKEGIAYYNDLINTLLSADMTPFVTLFHWDLPLCLEKEYGGFLSKRIKDDFREFAEVCFWEFGDRVKQWTTVNEPWTYAVNGYVRGSFAPGHKVRVPDDKLSTKIAPGRGLPLLNSATGDKFIIADPSEAYTVGRNLLLAHAEAVDLYRSHFQEAQGGKIGIVLNSHWFTPFDEHSAADVEAALRGVDFMFGWFLEPILYGHYPRSMEECVPPDNLASFTPQELKKVIGSYDFLGLNYYTTPYASDDPHLPDGEGYFADQRVKYSVKKGDEYIGTKSGSVWLHSVPKGIYEILLYLNDKHPQLKEIYITENGFSTKSDHTKTAKMVCDDDHDRTKYHQDHLANMLKAMKHTDISRKLKGYFVWSWCDNFEWGDGYTVRFGLNYVDYVNDLTRYPKNSAAWFAKFLKSKSQPPVWFHPWWVPRPRSEKRIYEENGENMNAEKRLKLVQDVNHD, encoded by the exons ATGTACAACAGATATAag GAAGATATTGCAATGATGAAGCATATGGGGTTTAATTCGTATAGATTTTCCATATCATGGCCAAGAATATTGCTTG CCGGAAGATGTAGTGGTGGAATCAACAAAGAAGGAATTGCTTACTATAATGATCTTATCAACACTTTGTTGA GTGCAGACATGACACCAtttgtgacattatttcattGGGATCTTCCTTTATGCTTGGAGAAAGAGTATGGTGGCTTCTTATCCAAAAGAATCAA GGACGATTTCCGCGAGTTTGCAGAGGTATGCTTCTGGGAATTTGGGGATCGCGTGAAGCAGTGGACAACCGTGAACGAGCCATGGACCTACGCGGTGAACGGATACGTCCGAGGCTCATTTGCACCGGGCCACAAAGTTCGTGTCCCGGACGACAAACTTTCCACGAAGATCGCCCCCGGTAGAGGCCTCCCACTCCTCAACTCTGCCACGGGCGACAAGTTCATCATCGCTGACCCTTCTGAGGCGTACACAGTCGGAAGAAACCTTCTCCTCGCACACGCAGAAGCAGTCGATCTCTACAGAAGCCACTTTCAAGAGGCGCAAGGAGGGAAGATAGGGATAGTGCTGAATTCCCATTGGTTTACGCCCTTCGATGAGCATTCGGCCGCAGATGTAGAAGCCGCTTTGAGGGGAGTGGACTTCATGTTTGGATG GTTTCTAGAGCCTATATTGTATGGGCATTACCCCCGAAGCATGGAGGAGTGCGTTCCACCGGACAATCTTGCATCATTCACACCTCAAGAATTGAAAAAGGTCATAGGATCTTATGATTTCCTTGGTCTAAATTATTACACGACGCCGTATGCTTCCGATGATCCTCACCTTCCGGATGGAGAGGGCTACTTTGCAGATCAACGGGTTAAGTATTCCG TGAAGAAGGGAGATGAATACATTGGAACAAAG TCTGGATCTGTGTGGCTGCACTCTGTTCCAAAAGGGATTTATGAGATTCTGTTGTATTTGAATGACAAGCATCCACAACTCAAAGAAATATACATCACTGAAAATG GGTTTTCAACTAAGAGTGATCACACGAAGACAGCCAAAATGGTGTGTGATGATGACCATGATAGGACTAAATACCACCAAGATCATCTTGCTAACATGCTCAAAGCAATGAA ACACACAGACATTTCGAGGAAACTGAAGGGATACTTCGTGTGGTCATGGTGCGACAACTTTGAATGGGGCGATGGCTACACAGTTAGGTTTGGGTTGAACTACGTAGACTATGTGAATGATCTCACAAGGTATCCTAAGAATTCGGCCGCATGGTTCGCTAAGTTTCTCAAGAGCAAAAGCCAGCCGCCTGTGTGGTTCCATCCATGGTGGGTCCCACGACCACGGTCTGAGAAGAGAATATATGAAGAGAACGGGGAGAATATGAATGCAGAGAAAAGACTCAAACTCGTGCAGGATGTCAATCACGACTAA